The Humulus lupulus chromosome 3, drHumLupu1.1, whole genome shotgun sequence genome window below encodes:
- the LOC133824032 gene encoding ribulose bisphosphate carboxylase/oxygenase activase, chloroplastic, protein MASMALCNPSPTFSFFPNPTTIPNTNKLSSFSLSCAPNSPPAAEDDAPKKKRLSKQSSWESKDSEGRDYLYRLGKEADNMNIAVGARSGVIDDLFAGNFLGRDSDIVFDYRQKVTRSFEYLQGDYYIAPVFMDKVVCHITKNYLAHILNTKVPLILGIWGGKGQGKSFQTELIFQAMGVEPVIMSAGELESERAGEPGKLIRERYRTASQVVQNQGKMSCLMINDIDAGLGRFGNTQMTVNNQIVVGTLMNLADNPTRVSIGQDWRESDISNRIPIIVTGNDFSKIYAPLIRDGRMEKFYWQPDLEDIVNIVHRMYEKDGISKDEVINIVNTFPNQALDFYGALRSRTYDRSISKWVDDIGGVENLGNTLLKRRKQEKLPVFTPPKQTIEALLESGYSLIKEQQLIMETKLSKEYMKNMDD, encoded by the exons ATGGCTTCAATGGCGCTCTGCAATCCATCTCCCACATTTTCCTTCTTCCCAAACCCTACTACTATCCCAAACACTAACAAATTGTCTTCATTTTCCCTTTCTTGTGCACCGAACTCGCCTCCCGCTGCCGAGGACGATGCCCCGAAGAAGAAGAGGCTGTCGAAGCAGTCGTCTTGGGAGTCCAAAGACTCCGAAGGCAGGGACTACCTCTACAGGTTGGGTAAAGAGGCAGATAACATGAACATCGCCGTCGGAGCTAGGTCTGGCGTCATCGATGACCTCTTCGCCGGGAATTTTCTCGGCCGAGACT CTGATATTGTGTTTGATTATCGTCAAAAGGTGACGAGGTCATTTGAGTACCTTCAAGGAGATTACTACATCGCTCCTGTCTTCATG GATAAAGTTG TGTGCCACATTACGAAAAACTACCTAGCTCATATCCTCAATACAAAAGTTCCTCTGATCCTAG GTATTTGGGGAGGAAAAGGGCAAGGAAAATCATTTCAGACTGAACTAATATTCCAGGCCATGGGAGTTGAACCTGTAATTATGTCAGCTGGGGAACTAGAGTCAGAAAGAGCTG GAGAACCAGGGAAATTGATTCGCGAACGCTATAGAACAGCTTCTCAAGTGGTCCAGAACCAA GGCAAGATGAGCTGCTTAATGATCAATGACATTGATGCTGGACTTGGTAGatttg GAAACACTCAGATGACAGTCAACAATCAAATTGTTGTTGGGACACTCATGAATCTAGCTGATAATCCTACAAGAGTGAGTATTGGACAAGACTGGCGAGAGTCAGATATTTCAAACAGAATTCCTATCATTGTTACAGGGAATGATTTCTCAAAAATTTATGCCCCCTTGATTCGTGATGGAAGAATGGAGAAATTTTATTG GCAGCCCGATCTTGAGGACATTGTGAATATCGTTCATAGAATGTATGAGAAAGATGGCATATCTAAAGATGAGGTGATAAACATTGTGAACACATTTCCTAATCAAG CACTGGATTTCTATGGAGCCTTAAGGTCTCGAACATATGACAGGTCTATTTCCAAG TGGGTAGACGATATTGGTGGTGTTGAAAATCTTGGGAACACACTTCTCAAAAGAAGAAAGCAGGAAAAGCTTCCTGTTTTTACCCCTCCAAAG CAAACAATAGAGGCCTTGCTTGAATCAGGCTATTCTCTGATCAAAGAACAGCAGTTGATAATGGAGACTAAACTTTCAAAGGAATACATGAAGAACATGGATGACTAG
- the LOC133824031 gene encoding DEAD-box ATP-dependent RNA helicase 28, whose product MALSFVFEPPSDEENELSETEDQIDEEEEEEGEGGGKPKPSKSQSQSPWDFAAFSESVAEEHARRSTTSVDFKISKVLQRQSTTDPNPAEEDEDSDSSESEPDRQEDYRPEAEEDDDSNAVVNSKSFFSPSDGTSFHANSFMELNLSRPLLRACEALGYAKPTPIQAACIPLALSGRDICGSAITGSGKTAAFALPTLERLLFRPKRMPAIRVLILTPTRELAVQVNSMIEKLAQFTDIRCCLIVGGLSTKVQEAALRSMPDIVVATPGRMIDHLRNSMSVDLEDLAVLILDEADRLLELGFSAEIHELVRLCSKRRQTMLFSATMTEEVDELVKLSLNKPLRLSADPSTKRPATLTEEVVRIRRMREVNQEAVLLALCSKTFTSKVIIFSGTKQAAHRLKILFGLAGLKAAELHGNLTQVQRLDALELFRKQRVDFLIATDVAARGLDIIGVETVINYACPRDLTSYVHRVGRTARAGREGYAVTFVTDNDRSLLKAIAKRAGSKLKSRIVAEQSITKWSRVIEQMEDQVAAVLQDEIEERALRKAEMEATKAENLIAHRDEIFSRPKRTWFVTEKEKQLTAKAAKSFSDKGKFSGNEVTSAQQAEDLKMKEKRKREREKNLPRKKRRKLEAAREMLEFESEKLEDSSDKKEMSLVDLAYRRAKAVKAKKKAVDAGKIVMKVAKKSKHSSQRTQSRTEEMQELFEGDMTDKKQKRNVSGTGMKKSKSSFKSKSRYKRK is encoded by the coding sequence ATGGCTCTAAGCTTCGTATTCGAGCCCCCAAGCGATGAAGAAAACGAGCTTTCGGAGACGGAAGACCAAATagatgaggaggaagaagaagaaggagaaggaggagggAAACCAAAACCCTCAAAAAGTCAATCTCAATCTCCATGGGACTTCGCTGCATTTTCTGAATCTGTCGCGGAAGAACACGCCCGTAGAAGCACGACTTCAGTCGATTTCAAGATCTCCAAAGTCCTACAGAGGCAGTCCACCACCGACCCTAACCCCGCCGAAGAAGACGAAGATAGCGATAGCTCCGAATCGGAGCCAGACAGACAAGAAGATTATAGACCGGAAGCCGAAGAAGACGATGATTCAAACGCCGTTGTTAACAGCAAGTCATTTTTTTCCCCTTCCGATGGAACATCGTTTCATGCCAATTCATTCATGGAGCTAAATTTGTCGCGTCCTCTGCTTCGTGCTTGCGAGGCCTTGGGTTACGCCAAACCTACGCCTATTCAGGCGGCGTGTATACCATTGGCGCTGTCTGGGCGTGATATATGTGGGAGTGCAATTACTGGTTCGGGAAAAACGGCTGCTTTTGCGTTACCCACTTTGGAGAGGTTACTGTTTCGCCCAAAACGAATGCCAGCAATTAGGGTTCTTATACTCACCCCAACCAGAGAGTTGGCTGTCCAGGTGAACAGCATGATTGAGAAACTTGCCCAATTTACAGATATCAGATGTTGCCTGATTGTTGGAGGACTTTCAACAAAGGTGCAAGAGGCAGCCTTGAGATCAATGCCAGATATTGTTGTGGCTACTCCAGGTCGTATGATAGATCATTTACGCAATTCTATGTCAGTGGATTTGGAAGATCTTGCTGTTCTTATTCTTGATGAGGCAGATCGTCTTTTGGAGCTTGGATTTAGTGCTGAAATTCATGAGCTGGTTCGGCTGTGTTCCAAGAGGAGACAGACAATGCTTTTCTCAGCAACAATGACTGAAGAAGTTGATGAGCTTGTCAAGCTTTCTCTGAATAAACCCTTGCGCCTCTCTGCTGATCCATCCACCAAACGACCAGCAACGCTTACAGAGGAGGTAGTTAGGATCAGACGAATGCGGGAAGTAAACCAAGAAGCTGTTCTTCTTGCACTGTGCTCAAAAACATTTACTTCTAAAGTTATTATCTTCAGTGGAACAAAACAGGCTGCACATAGGCTAAAAATTTTGTTTGGTTTAGCTGGCTTGAAAGCTGCTGAGCTTCATGGTAATCTTACTCAAGTCCAGCGTCTTGATGCTTTGGAACTGTTCAGGAAGCAGAGAGTGGACTTTCTAATTGCAACTGATGTAGCAGCTCGTGGACTTGACATAATTGGTGTTGAAACAGTCATAAATTATGCCTGTCCTCGTGATCTCACAAGCTATGTTCATCGAGTGGGTCGAACAGCCAGAGCTGGTAGAGAAGGTTATGCTGTTACATTTGTCACAGATAATGATCGATCTCTATTGAAAGCTATTGCAAAAAGGGCTGGTTCAAAGTTAAAAAGCCGCATTGTTGCAGAGCAATCTATAACCAAGTGGTCTAGGGTGATTGAGCAGATGGAAGATCAAGTGGCTGCAGTTCTTCAAGATGAGATTGAAGAGAGAGCACTTAGAAAAGCTGAAATGGAGGCCACAAAGGCAGAAAATTTGATTGCTCACAGAGATGAAATCTTTTCTCGCCCAAAAAGGACTTGGTTTGTGACCGAAAAGGAGAAGCAGCTTACAGCAAAAGCAGCTAAGTCATTTTCTGATAAAGGAAAATTCTCTGGAAATGAGGTAACCAGTGCCCAACAGGCTGAAGATCTAAAGATGAAGGAAAAGAGGAAACGAGAGCGCGAGAAAAACTTACCCAGGAAGAAGCGCCGAAAACTGGAAGCAGCTAGAGAAATGTTGGAGTTTGAAAGTGAAAAGTTAGAAGATAGTAGTGATAAAAAAGAAATGTCACTAGTTGACCTGGCGTACCGACGTGCTAAAGCTGTGAAAGCTAAGAAAAAGGCAGTGGATGCTGGTAAGATTGTGATGAAGGTTGCCAAGAAATCTAAGCATTCTTCGCAAAGAACTCAGTCGAGGACAGAAGAGATGCAAGAGCTATTTGAAGGCGACATGACTGacaaaaaacagaaaagaaaCGTTAGTGGAACAGGAATGAAAAAATCCAAGAGTTCCTTTAAAAGTAAGTCAAGGTATAAGCGCAAATAG
- the LOC133825641 gene encoding uncharacterized protein LOC133825641 produces MMSDRQKGLENVVGAIFSWCEVRYCVRHLHANFKKEYPRLLLKQLLWAAANTTTQAEFARAMQEVKDVSDGAYNWLAGKNPTEWTILDARDKPIITLLEKIRFWLMSRFYNKKAELEKMTQPVGKRILKIIEKQKEVAKHCLVTRSDKFQFQVQCSNGSALVVDLEFITCTCRRFQLSGLPCGHALATIWFMGGNVFDYVHGFYKKESLQKAYEQSMHPMTSPDMWPQIGLNPIDPPPEMKLPGRPKKARRRETDEPPPALKKARRTGQVKTCSNCLKTGHRRETCKSSKVVGNRVVKKRGRPPLQKPTEATLLRKERRLKQHAKGGTGGANNAQPDII; encoded by the exons ATGATGAGTGATCGTCAAAAAGGATTAGAAAATGTAGTGGGAGCCATCTTTAGTTGGTGTGAGGTGAGGTATTGCGTTAGACATCTTCATGCTAACTTTAAAAAGGAATATCCTAGACTTTTACTTAAGCAACTTTTGTGGGCAGCAGCTAATACTACAACACAAGCTGAGTTTGCTCGAGCAATGCAAGAAGTCAAGGATGTCTCGGATGGTGCTTATAATTGGCTGGCAGGGAAGAACCCCACAGAATGGA CCATACTTGATGCTCGCGACAAGCCAATCATAACTTTACTAGAGAAAATTAGATTTTGGTTGATGTCTCGGTTTTATAACAAAAAAGCTGAGTTGGAGAAGATGACTCAACCTGTGGGGAAGAGAATTTTGAAGATAATTGAGAAGCAAAAAGAGGTTGCAAAGCATTGTCTGGTTACTAGGTCTGACAAGTTTCAGTTTCAGGTTCAATGCAGCAATGGTAGTGCCTTGGTTGTCGATTTGGAATTCATAACTTGTACATGTAGGAGGTTTCAACTATCTGGGCTTCCTTGTGGCCATGCACTAGCTACTATCTGGTTCATGGGAGGTAATGTCTTTGATTATGTCCACGGATTCTATAAAAAAGAATCATTGCAAAAAGCATATGAACAAAGTATGCATCCTATGACTAGTCCAGATATGTGGCCTCAGATAGGACTCAACCCAATTGATCCACCACCTGAGATGAAGCTGCCTGGAAGACCTAAGAAAGCTAGGAGAAGGGAGACCGATGAACCTCCACCTGCTTTAAAGAAAGCTCGAAGAACTGGACAAGTTAAAACATGCAGCAATTGTCTGAAAACAGGCCACAGGAGAGAAACATGCAAATCTTCTAAGGTGGTTGGG AATCGTGTGGTAAAAAAGCGAGGTCGTCCACCACTGCAGAAACCAACTGAAGCCACACTTTTAAGGAAGGAAAGAAGACTAAAACAACATGCTAAAGGAGGAACTGGTGGTGCAAATAATGCTCAACCCGATATTATCTGA
- the LOC133825642 gene encoding protein FAR1-RELATED SEQUENCE 5-like, with protein MGKVPITILYDGHWNDNKKFVGYRLTAMLLNDNATFLDALQLLYKELPLKLDCHRHYIRIFVDMNLGENGNNILEVMGDSGMSWYLHMEKSDKEMKYPLIVSFEERPMVELIQKSIENSRLLLESVTDHSSIMDSDLSSKFGTKFEVGSSSNSHGGSSGSSTVLSTNTNNSPTSENVDSIFVDPIGLEDLKVKYFFENKEKLKTALGLISIKKFFEFVTIKSNQTRLVVRCVVPNCEWYMRASKYGNGDFWMVRKYVKDHTCPIDVVLNDHRQATSKLVSDCVTNLLRDDATTCPKKIVAHMLRDYGVHISYFKARMAKEKALEALQGSADESYALLPSYLHALKSSNLGSVVDYQTDDEGRFLYMFMAFGASLEGWKYCRPVISVDGTFLTAKFAGTLFMACAMDANNHIFPIGFGIGDFENDSSWIWFFQRLRGALGSRDNLVIVSDRHRSIENAISTVYPNAEHVLCTYHLLNNLKSALKFKGHDVLFENCSRAYLKIDFEFYMRQMESIKPRIREYLLQVGYEKWARSYSTRRRYTIMTSNISESLNSVWKEARDFPGIFIFYYGILYFVTGILRNIQDAAKIVALLENLRQKVQNWFDTRRLEAASTFTRLSKWEEDQLVEQNRLGRIMNVYSVGHQIYQVVDGNLEFVVEILKRSCTCRKWDLDEIPCSHACAAIRKANLCHYTYVSKFYMKDVFVSTYNGIIHPVGSQKFWDIPDIVKDHVVLPPIVRRRAGRPKKKRIPSAGEKRRQIKCGRCNENGHNRKRCRNAIHVKMKYMKRLKSCVHTH; from the exons aTGGGAAAGGTTCCTATTACAATATTGTATGATGGACATTGGAATGACAACAAAAAATTCGTGGGTTATAGGTTGACAGCTATGTTGCTTAACGACAATGCCACATTTTTAGATGCTTTACAACTATTGTATAAAGAGTTGCCTCTAAAGTTGGATTGTCATCGCCACTACATTAGGATTTTTGTTGATATGAACCTTGGAGAGAATGGAAATAATATTTTAGAGGTTATGGGTGATAGTGGTATGAGTTGGTACCTACATATGGAAAAATCTGATAAAGAAATGAAATACCCACTCATTGTAAGTTTTGAGGAGCGTCCAATGGTTGAACTAATTCAAAAGTCCATTGAGAATAGTCGTTTGTTGTTGGAGTCTGTTACTGATCACTCCTCTATAATGGATTCAGATTTGTCTTCAAAGTTTGGCACAAAATTTGAAGTAGGTTCATCGTCAAATTCTCATGGTGGGAGCAGTGGTAGTTCAACTGTTCTAAGTACCAACACAAACAATTCTCCTACTTCAGAAAACGTAGACTCTATATTTGTAGATCCCATTGGATTGGAAGATCTGAAAGTCAAATACTTCtttgaaaataaagaaaagttGAAGACTGCATTAGGGTTGATCTCAATTAAGAAATTTTTTGAATTTGTGACTATTAAGTCTAACCAAACTAGATTGGTTGTCAGATGTGTAGTTCCAAATTGTGAATGGTACATGAGGGCTTCAAAGTATGGAAATGGAGATTTTTGGATGGTAAGGAAGTATGTCAAGGATCATACTTGTCCAATTGATGTTGTGTTAAATGATCATCGTCAAGCTACTAGCAAATTAGTGAGTGATTGTGTAACTAACTTGCTAAGAGATGATGCAACAACATGTCCTAAAAAGATAGTAGCTCATATGTTGAGAGATTATGGGGTCCATATTAGTTACTTCAAAGCTCGTATGGCAAAGGAAAAAGCATTGGAGGCATTACAAGGATCTGCTGATGAGTCATATGCTCTATTGCCATCATATCTCCATGCTCTAAAGTCTTCTAATCTTG GCTCAGTGGTTGATTATCAAACTGATGATGAAGGCAGATTCTTGTATATGTTCATGGCATTTGGAGCTTCCCTTGAAGGATGGAAGTATTGTAGGCCAGTCATATCAGTTGACGGAACATTTTTAACAGCTAAATTTGCAGGAACATTGTTCATGGCATGTGCCATGGATGCCAATAATCATATATTCCCAATAGGTTTTGGCATCGGAGATTTTGAGAATGATTCTTCTTGGATTTGGTTTTTCCAAAGATTAAGAGGTGCATTAGGATCTCGAGATAATCTAGTTATTGTTTCAGACAGACACAGGAGTATTGAGAATGCAATATCTACTGTGTATCCAAATGCAGAACATGTCTTATGCACCTATCATTTGTTGAACAACCTAAAATCTGCATTGAAGTTCAAGGGCCATGATGTGCTATTTGAGAATTGTTCAAGAGCTTATTTGAAGATTGACTTTGAGTTTTATATGCGCCAAATGGAGTCAATCAAACCAAGAATTCGTGAATATCTTCTTCAAGTTGGATACGAGAAATGGGCTAGATCATATTCTACTAGAAGAAGATACACCATTATGACCTCAAATATATCTGAAAGCTTAAATTCTGTTTGGAAAGAAGCTAGAGACTTTCCTG GTATATTCATTTTCTATTATGGTATATTGTATTTTGTAACTGgtatattgagaaatatacaagATGCAGCAAAAA TTGTAGCTTTATTGGAAAATTTAAGGCAAAAGGTTCAAAATTGGTTTGATACACGTCGTTTGGAAGCAGCAAGCACATTTACAAGGTTGTCAAAGTGGGAAGAAGACCAGCTTGTTGAGCAAAATCGTCTAGGTAGAATTATGAAT GTATACTCTGTTGGTCATCAAATTTACCAAGTTGTTGATGGTAACTTAGAATTTGTTGTTGAAATTCTAAAGCGCAGTTGCACTTGTCGCAAGTGGGACTTAGATGAAATCCCTTGCTCGCATGCATGTGCTGCCATAAGAAAAGCAAACTTGTGCCATTATACTTATGTCTCTAAATTTTACATGAAGGATGTTTTTGTGAGCACATATAATGGAATAATCCATCCAGTGGGAAGTCAAAAGTTTTGGGATATTCCTGATATTGTCAAAGATCATGTTGTGCTGCCACCCATTGTAAGGAGAAGAGCTGGCAGACCAAAAAAGAAGAGGATTCCTTCAGCTGGGGAAAAAAGGAGGCAAATCAAGTGTGGTAGGTGCAATGAAAATGGACACAATCGTAAAAGATGTAGAAATGCTATTCATGTGAAGATGAAATATATGAAGAGGCTGAAATCTTGTGTTCATACTCATTAA